From Ipomoea triloba cultivar NCNSP0323 chromosome 5, ASM357664v1, the proteins below share one genomic window:
- the LOC116020808 gene encoding nuclear transcription factor Y subunit A-6-like isoform X3 → MRPAFLVDNLEVSTNSNSSQQAETGQATTILHSSYNCSGDDPNFNGLIFTAYGTQVNPHEVVGFSSARLPLPFDVADDGLIFVNAKQYHGILRRRQMRAKLVAQNRLLKTRKPYMHESRHLHAVNRVRGSGGRFLSSKKPHHHNSPSSSPNSVQASTSAIAP, encoded by the exons ATGAGGCCAGCTTTCTTGGTTGACAATTTGGAAGTTTCAACCAATTCCAATTCCTCCCAGCAAGCTGAAACAGGCCAAGCCACTACT ATTCTTCACTCTTCTTACAATTGCTCCGGGGACGACCCTAACTTCAATGGATTAATATTTACCGCTTATGGAACtcaagtaaat cCTCATGAGGTAGTTGGTTTTTCAAGTGCTCGGCTACCGCTGCCATTTGATGTTGCAGATGATGGACTCATTTTTGTGAATGCAAAGCAGTATCATGGAATACTAAGAAGGAGACAGATGCGGGCAAAGCTTGTGGCACAAAACAGACTACTCAAAACTAGAAAG CCATATATGCACGAGTCTCGCCATCTCCACGCTGTTAACAGGGTGAGGGGTTCCGGAGGACGTTTTCTCAGCTCAAAGAAACCACACCACCACAACTCTCCATCATCATCACCCAACTCAGTTCAGGCTTCCACGTCTGCCATTGCTCCATAG
- the LOC116020808 gene encoding nuclear transcription factor Y subunit A-5-like isoform X4, whose amino-acid sequence MNYCVTIIIIIYIKCPIVSSTFKRVMRPAFLVDNLEVSTNSNSSQQAETGQATTILHSSYNCSGDDPNFNGLIFTAYGTQVNPHEVVGFSSARLPLPFDVADDGLIFVNAKQYHGILRRRQMRAKLVAQNRLLKTRKCSHICTSLAISTLLTG is encoded by the exons atgaattattgtgttaccataattataatcatatatataaaatgtccaATTGTTAGTAGTACGTTCAAAAGAGTCATGAGGCCAGCTTTCTTGGTTGACAATTTGGAAGTTTCAACCAATTCCAATTCCTCCCAGCAAGCTGAAACAGGCCAAGCCACTACT ATTCTTCACTCTTCTTACAATTGCTCCGGGGACGACCCTAACTTCAATGGATTAATATTTACCGCTTATGGAACtcaagtaaat cCTCATGAGGTAGTTGGTTTTTCAAGTGCTCGGCTACCGCTGCCATTTGATGTTGCAGATGATGGACTCATTTTTGTGAATGCAAAGCAGTATCATGGAATACTAAGAAGGAGACAGATGCGGGCAAAGCTTGTGGCACAAAACAGACTACTCAAAACTAGAAAG TGCAGCCATATATGCACGAGTCTCGCCATCTCCACGCTGTTAACAGGGTGA
- the LOC116020808 gene encoding nuclear transcription factor Y subunit A-6-like isoform X1: MNYCVTIIIIIYIKCPIVSSTFKRVMRPAFLVDNLEVSTNSNSSQQAETGQATTILHSSYNCSGDDPNFNGLIFTAYGTQVNPHEVVGFSSARLPLPFDVADDGLIFVNAKQYHGILRRRQMRAKLVAQNRLLKTRKPYMHESRHLHAVNRVRGSGGRFLSSKKPHHHNSPSSSPNSVQASTSAIAP; the protein is encoded by the exons atgaattattgtgttaccataattataatcatatatataaaatgtccaATTGTTAGTAGTACGTTCAAAAGAGTCATGAGGCCAGCTTTCTTGGTTGACAATTTGGAAGTTTCAACCAATTCCAATTCCTCCCAGCAAGCTGAAACAGGCCAAGCCACTACT ATTCTTCACTCTTCTTACAATTGCTCCGGGGACGACCCTAACTTCAATGGATTAATATTTACCGCTTATGGAACtcaagtaaat cCTCATGAGGTAGTTGGTTTTTCAAGTGCTCGGCTACCGCTGCCATTTGATGTTGCAGATGATGGACTCATTTTTGTGAATGCAAAGCAGTATCATGGAATACTAAGAAGGAGACAGATGCGGGCAAAGCTTGTGGCACAAAACAGACTACTCAAAACTAGAAAG CCATATATGCACGAGTCTCGCCATCTCCACGCTGTTAACAGGGTGAGGGGTTCCGGAGGACGTTTTCTCAGCTCAAAGAAACCACACCACCACAACTCTCCATCATCATCACCCAACTCAGTTCAGGCTTCCACGTCTGCCATTGCTCCATAG
- the LOC116020808 gene encoding nuclear transcription factor Y subunit A-6-like isoform X2 yields the protein MNYCVTIIIIIYIKCPIVSSTFKRVMRPAFLVDNLEVSTNSNSSQQAETGQATTILHSSYNCSGDDPNFNGLIFTAYGTQPHEVVGFSSARLPLPFDVADDGLIFVNAKQYHGILRRRQMRAKLVAQNRLLKTRKPYMHESRHLHAVNRVRGSGGRFLSSKKPHHHNSPSSSPNSVQASTSAIAP from the exons atgaattattgtgttaccataattataatcatatatataaaatgtccaATTGTTAGTAGTACGTTCAAAAGAGTCATGAGGCCAGCTTTCTTGGTTGACAATTTGGAAGTTTCAACCAATTCCAATTCCTCCCAGCAAGCTGAAACAGGCCAAGCCACTACT ATTCTTCACTCTTCTTACAATTGCTCCGGGGACGACCCTAACTTCAATGGATTAATATTTACCGCTTATGGAACtcaa cCTCATGAGGTAGTTGGTTTTTCAAGTGCTCGGCTACCGCTGCCATTTGATGTTGCAGATGATGGACTCATTTTTGTGAATGCAAAGCAGTATCATGGAATACTAAGAAGGAGACAGATGCGGGCAAAGCTTGTGGCACAAAACAGACTACTCAAAACTAGAAAG CCATATATGCACGAGTCTCGCCATCTCCACGCTGTTAACAGGGTGAGGGGTTCCGGAGGACGTTTTCTCAGCTCAAAGAAACCACACCACCACAACTCTCCATCATCATCACCCAACTCAGTTCAGGCTTCCACGTCTGCCATTGCTCCATAG